In Triticum urartu cultivar G1812 chromosome 6, Tu2.1, whole genome shotgun sequence, the following proteins share a genomic window:
- the LOC125512679 gene encoding prolyl endopeptidase-like, with translation MLLLKSLRPLRRLLPPPQRRPSTSKSPSHLSLPPSSRPGPPHLPRAAAMGSVAGDAVRLAYPPVRRDESVVDTYHGAQIPDPYRWLEDPDSEETKEFVAAQAELAESVLAGCADREGLRREVTRLFDHPRHAAPFRRGDKYFHFHNSGLQAQSVLYVQDDLEAEAEVLLDPNTLSKDGTVALSTYSISEDGKYIAYGLSESGSDWITIRVMGIADRQDMPDKLSWVKFSSISWTHDGKGFFYGRYPAPGVELDAGTETNINLNHQIYYHILGSDQSEDILCWKDPENPKHSLGASVTEDGKYIILGTYDGCDPVNKLYYCEISSLPHGLEGFRETKEMLPFVKLIDNFDAQYQVVANDGDEFTFLTNKNAPKNKLVRVNIKKPEAWTDVLPEHERDVLESADAVNGNQLVVCYMSDVKHTLQIRDLITGNLLHQLPLEIGSVSEISCRREDKEVFIGFTSFLSPGIIYRCNLASTIPEMKTFREISVPGFDRTSFEVKQIFVPSKDGTKIPMFIMSKKDIELDGSHPTLLYGYGGFNISITPSFSVSRLVLCKNMGSVVCIANIRGGGEYGEEWHKAGALAKKQNCFDDFIACAEQLISSGYTSNKKICIEGGSNGGLLIAACINQRPDLFGCALAHVGVMDMLRFHKFTIGHAWTTDYGCSDKEEEFGWLIKYSPLHNVKRPWEQSFGDNCQYPATMLLTADHDDRVVPLHSLKLLATMQHVLCTSIENSPQTNPIVGRIDRKSGHGAGRPTKKLIDEAADRYSFMSKMLGATWTE, from the exons ATGCTTCTACTTAAATCCCTTCGCCCCCTCCGCCGCCTGCTCCCTCCGCCACAACGCCGTCCCTCCACTTCGAAGTCCCCCTCCCACCTCTCGCTGCCCCCGTCCAGTCGCCCCGGCCCACCCCAcctcccgcgcgccgccgccatGGGCTCCGTCGCCGGGGACGCCGTGCGCCTCGCCTACCCGCCCGTCCGCCGCGACGAGTCCGTCGTCGACACCTACCACGGCGCCCAGATCCCCGACCCCTACCGCTG GCTGGAGGACCCGGACTCGGAGGAGACCAAGGAGTTCGTGGCGGCCCAGGCGGAGCTGGCCGAGTCGGTGCTCGCCGGCTGCGCCGACAGGGAGGGCCTGCGCCGCGAGGTCACGCGCCTCTTCGACCACCCGCGCCACGCCGCGCCCTTCCGCCGCGGCGACAAGTACTTCCACTTCCACAACTCCGGCCTCCAGGCCCAGAGCGTCCTCTACGTGCAG GATGATTTGGAAGCAGAGGCGGAGGTCCTCTTGGATCCAAACACTCTAAGCAAGGATGGAACTGTTGCTCTTTCAACGTATTCTATTAGCGAGGATGGCAAGTACATCGCTTACGGGCTAAGTGAGAGTGGCAGTGACTGGATCACTATTCGCGTTATGGGCATTGCAGACAGGCAGGATATGCCTGACAAATTGTCTTGG GTGAAGTTCTCATCTATAAGTTGGACACATGACGGAAAAGGGTTTTTCTATGGCCGATATCCTGCGCCTGG AGTGGAATTGGATGCTGGAACCGAGACAAATATCAATCTTAATCATCAGATATATTACCATATCTTGGGGTCTGATCAGTCAGAGGATATACTATGCTGGAAAGATCCTGAAAACCCCAAACATTCCCTTGGTGCATCGGTCACTGAAGATGGAAAG TACATCATACTGGGTACCTATGATGGTTGTGATCCTGTCAACAAGCTATACTACTGTGAAATTTCTTCACTTCCTCATGGATTAGAGGGTTTCAGAGAGACAAAGGAAATGCTTCCATTTGTCAAGCTTATAGACAACTTTGATGCTCAATATCAAGTTGTGGCAAACGATGGTGATGAATTTACATTCCTGACCAATAAAAATGCTCCAAAGAATAAGCTGGTAAGGGTAAATATAAAAAAGCCAGAGGCGTGGACTGATGTTCTTCCTGAGCATGAAAGAGATGTGCTCGAGTCAGCTGACGCGGTTAATGGAAACCAGTTGGTGGTGTGTTACATGTCAGATGTTAAACATACTCTGCAGATAAGAGACCTTATAACTGGAAATTTGCTTCATCAGTTGCCTCTAGAGATTGGTTCTGTTTCAGAGATCTCTTGTAGACGGGAAGACAAGGAAGTTTTTATTGGCTTCACGAGCTTTCTTTCTCCGGGTATTATTTATAGGTGTAACTTAGCATCTACAATCCCTGAAATGAAGACCTTCCGAGAAATTTCAGTTCCTGGGTTTGATCGCACAAGCTTTGAAGTTAAGCAG ATTTTTGTCCCTAGTAAGGATGGAACCAAGATTCCCATGTTCATAATGTCGAAGAAAGATATCGAACTCGATGGATCACATCCAACTTTGCTATATGGTTATGGTGGATTCAACATAAGCATTACCCCTTCTTTCAGTGTTAGTCGTCTTGTCCTATGCAAGAACATGGGTTCTGTTGTCTGCATTGCGAACATCCGGGGTGGTGGAGAATATGGGGAGGAGTGGCACAAAGCTGGAGCACTTGCAAAGAAACAGAATTGTTTTGATGACTTCATTGCTTGTGCGGAACAACTTATTTCTTCTGGTTACACAAGTAACAAGAAAATATGTATTGAAGGTGGAAGCAATGGTGGTCTTCTAATTGCTGCTTGTATTAACCAG CGGCCTGACCTTTTTGGGTGTGCCCTGGCTCATGTTGGTGTCATGGATATGCTTCGGTTTCACAAGTTCACAATCG GTCATGCCTGGACTACAGATTATGGTTGTTCAGATAAGGAAGAAGAATTCGGCTGGCTTATCAA ATATTCTCCCCTTCATAACGTGAAGAGACCTTGGGAGCAAAGCTTTGGTGATAATTGTCAGTATCCAGCAACCATGCTGTTGACAGCTGATCATGATGATCGCGTTGTGCCATTGCACTCGCTGAAGTTGTTGGCT ACAATGCAGCATGTCTTGTGCACTAGCATTGAGAACAGCCCGCAGACCAACCCAATAGTTGGTCGCATTGACCGCAAGTCAGGGCATGGAGCTGGCAGGCCGACTAAAAAATTG ATTGATGAGGCCGCGGACCGTTACAGTTTTATGTCGAAGATGTTGGGCGCTACATGGACTGAGTAG